In Methanothermococcus thermolithotrophicus DSM 2095, one DNA window encodes the following:
- a CDS encoding nucleoside recognition domain-containing protein, with protein sequence MDILSYLTQIIVLSSVGIIIAGIIEETNLLSIIKKITKPLCLISNLPEECVVALLGNFINPTVGKSMLAKFYKDNKINSKETIITTIISPLPIILGESIFRVQLPLAIVLLGYKLGTIYVLFNMFSGFLMASIGIIYSNIFFERKPININTNNNEKIIFNREVITKGVMKSVELLKKVIPMIVIFTLLIYCLMTFGLTDIVKEIFTPIFGILNLPGEAVMVLVANFAHFSAGYATVDILIKNGVLNEKQALLTLLIGNIIGVTMIYLKHSIGTYVALFGKFGLKLAMINYTISIIIKIILITLVMLIL encoded by the coding sequence TTGGATATATTATCTTATTTAACTCAAATAATCGTTTTATCATCAGTTGGGATTATTATTGCAGGAATCATTGAAGAAACAAATCTATTGTCCATAATTAAGAAAATAACAAAACCATTATGTTTAATCTCAAATTTACCTGAGGAGTGTGTAGTGGCGTTATTGGGGAATTTTATAAATCCAACAGTTGGAAAATCGATGCTTGCTAAATTCTACAAAGATAATAAAATAAACAGTAAAGAGACAATAATTACTACAATAATAAGTCCATTGCCAATAATTTTAGGAGAGAGTATATTTAGGGTGCAGCTACCCCTTGCAATTGTTCTCCTTGGATATAAATTAGGTACAATATATGTGCTTTTTAATATGTTTTCTGGATTTTTAATGGCTTCAATTGGAATTATATATTCAAATATCTTTTTTGAAAGGAAACCAATAAACATCAATACCAACAACAATGAAAAAATTATATTCAATAGGGAAGTTATTACGAAAGGTGTTATGAAATCTGTAGAGCTCCTAAAAAAAGTAATTCCTATGATTGTAATATTTACATTACTAATATATTGCCTAATGACTTTTGGTTTAACGGATATTGTAAAAGAGATATTTACACCAATATTTGGCATACTAAATTTACCGGGAGAAGCAGTAATGGTTTTAGTTGCAAATTTTGCCCATTTCTCCGCAGGATATGCTACTGTGGATATATTAATAAAAAATGGAGTGTTAAATGAAAAACAGGCATTATTAACACTGTTAATTGGAAATATAATTGGGGTGACTATGATATATTTAAAACACTCCATAGGGACCTATGTTGCATTATTTGGTAAATTCGGTCTAAAATTAGCCATGATTAATTATACTATATCGATTATTATAAAAATTATATTAATAACCCTTGTAATGTTGATACTTTAA
- a CDS encoding helix-turn-helix transcriptional regulator, giving the protein MSYICEVYKEHREKIKKVNKNLPENDTIKELSNFFDAFGDPTRLKILLALKEEELCTCDLSNITGLSVSAISHQPRVLKDRKIVNYRRDGKNVFYRLEDEHLKEILKVALEHLGE; this is encoded by the coding sequence ATGTCTTATATTTGTGAAGTTTACAAAGAACATAGGGAAAAAATAAAAAAAGTAAATAAAAATCTTCCAGAAAACGACACAATTAAAGAACTTTCAAACTTCTTTGATGCATTTGGGGATCCAACAAGACTTAAAATTTTACTTGCCCTTAAAGAAGAGGAACTTTGCACCTGTGACCTATCGAATATTACCGGACTCTCGGTTTCGGCAATTTCACATCAGCCCAGGGTTTTGAAGGACAGAAAAATTGTCAATTATAGAAGGGATGGAAAAAATGTATTCTATCGTTTGGAGGATGAACACCTTAAGGAGATCTTAAAAGTTGCACTAGAACATTTAGGTGAGTAA
- a CDS encoding class I SAM-dependent methyltransferase encodes MVNNVKEEVKTYWDFRSDSYDNSPGHSGFVDIWRTVLSETFKGKMKILDVGCGTGFLSLILAELGHDVIGVDLSEGMLSKAKKKAEENGYDILFKLGDAENLPFENDSFDAIVERHILWTLPNPEKAINGWAKLLKNGGKLILIESEKKEGNVANHHYNEEIAKELPFSNGIDLEKFKEIANECNLTFKVETLDCEKINLMIVCEKTC; translated from the coding sequence ATGGTGAATAATGTAAAGGAAGAAGTTAAAACATACTGGGATTTTAGAAGTGATTCCTATGATAATTCTCCCGGTCATTCTGGTTTTGTAGATATTTGGAGAACTGTTTTATCTGAAACTTTTAAAGGGAAAATGAAAATCCTTGATGTCGGATGTGGAACAGGTTTTTTATCCTTGATTTTAGCTGAATTAGGGCATGATGTTATAGGTGTGGATTTATCTGAGGGAATGCTCAGTAAAGCAAAAAAGAAGGCGGAAGAGAATGGATATGATATTTTATTCAAATTAGGGGATGCCGAAAATCTACCTTTTGAGAATGACTCTTTTGATGCTATTGTGGAGAGGCACATACTATGGACGCTCCCAAATCCAGAAAAAGCCATTAATGGATGGGCCAAACTTCTAAAAAATGGAGGTAAATTGATATTGATTGAAAGTGAAAAGAAGGAAGGAAATGTTGCCAACCACCACTATAACGAAGAAATTGCAAAGGAGCTCCCTTTTTCAAACGGCATAGATTTGGAAAAATTCAAAGAGATAGCAAATGAATGCAATTTAACATTTAAAGTAGAAACTTTGGACTGCGAGAAGATAAATTTAATGATTGTTTGCGAAAAAACTTGTTAA
- a CDS encoding nitrogenase component 1, protein MQYKEQKIRICSNLPLHRQSGVPGKVCGALRIANQIKGCVPILHSPVGCAFQRKINTFAPYEITYNLPCTNLTEVDTVYGGHEKLVEKVLEVNKKYHPELILIISTCAPDLIGEDYDITLDEVRDMIDAKIIYDTGNAKRAPVGMQSALYSLATQVMEEQDKIKKSLNICKLSYHRTDSVDEFVDILEEMGAHVNGVYFNNNTVEDIKNIPRAELNLVDFPADWVLYAEKKFGTKYLVPPRLKIEDSLTTLNGFAKYLYAIAGALDLDTDVIEKRKKEADEKLEKYRKKLKGKKIASGFSVHGGAMQTLIEDVGMECPVLILKTRRMNLMMKDDAVKHISNSMTRFIENHQGYAPEVLINPTTEEEIKAMKEHGIELCVGGMENNMFEYLRNGIKLFDMRRMMQISKMGFNNSVNIARETYKIVSKEPKSHLLLGNIEYSMRNPSLSNYWADIVDIFQTCWHCDCKD, encoded by the coding sequence ATGCAGTATAAAGAACAGAAAATAAGAATTTGCTCAAACCTTCCACTGCATAGGCAAAGCGGTGTTCCTGGGAAGGTTTGTGGAGCTTTAAGGATTGCAAACCAAATAAAAGGATGTGTCCCAATACTCCATTCACCAGTAGGTTGTGCATTCCAAAGGAAGATAAACACATTTGCACCTTATGAGATAACCTACAATTTACCTTGCACAAATTTAACAGAGGTTGATACAGTCTATGGCGGTCATGAGAAATTGGTAGAAAAGGTTTTGGAGGTTAATAAAAAATATCATCCTGAGCTCATATTAATTATATCAACATGTGCCCCTGATTTAATTGGAGAGGATTACGATATTACATTGGATGAAGTCAGGGATATGATTGATGCAAAGATTATATACGACACAGGAAATGCAAAGAGAGCTCCCGTTGGCATGCAAAGTGCATTATATTCATTAGCCACTCAGGTAATGGAGGAACAGGATAAAATCAAAAAAAGCCTGAATATTTGCAAACTTTCATACCATAGAACAGATTCAGTTGATGAATTTGTAGATATTTTGGAAGAGATGGGAGCTCATGTTAATGGAGTTTATTTCAACAACAACACCGTTGAAGATATAAAAAACATTCCAAGAGCTGAGCTCAATTTGGTAGATTTTCCAGCAGATTGGGTATTATATGCCGAGAAGAAATTTGGGACAAAATATCTTGTGCCGCCACGACTAAAAATAGAAGACTCACTAACGACATTAAATGGGTTTGCCAAATATTTGTATGCTATTGCAGGAGCTCTGGACTTGGATACTGATGTAATTGAAAAAAGAAAAAAAGAAGCAGATGAAAAACTTGAAAAATATAGGAAAAAATTAAAAGGTAAAAAAATAGCAAGTGGATTTTCAGTTCATGGAGGGGCAATGCAAACACTGATTGAAGACGTAGGAATGGAATGCCCTGTTTTAATATTAAAAACTAGAAGAATGAATTTAATGATGAAAGATGATGCTGTTAAACACATATCCAATTCAATGACAAGATTTATTGAAAATCATCAAGGATATGCTCCAGAAGTATTGATAAATCCAACTACTGAGGAAGAAATAAAGGCTATGAAGGAACATGGTATTGAATTGTGCGTAGGCGGAATGGAAAATAACATGTTTGAATATTTAAGAAACGGCATAAAATTATTCGATATGAGGCGGATGATGCAAATATCAAAAATGGGCTTCAACAATTCTGTAAATATAGCAAGGGAAACCTATAAAATTGTCTCCAAAGAACCAAAATCACACTTGTTATTGGGAAATATAGAGTATTCAATGAGAAATCCAAGTTTATCAAACTATTGGGCAGATATTGTTGATATATTCCAAACATGCTGGCATTGTGATTGTAAGGACTAA
- the glyS gene encoding glycine--tRNA ligase has product MSEDKYDKIIDLAKRRGYLWSSFEVYGGIAGFVDYGPLGAILKNNVIETWRKHYIVKEEFYEIDSPTVTPYEVLKASGHVDNFTDPMIECKECLEAFRADHIIEEKVDIDTEGKTLHELDELIKEHEIKCPKCGGEFDKVKEYNLMFVTSIGPGGKRTGYMRPETAQGIFIQFRRISQFFRNKLPFGVAQIGKAYRNEISPRQGVIRLREFTQAEGEYFVHPNIKDCEKFKYVENEVIPLLPAKTQMDENLKPEEKVVQMTLKEAVEKGIIRHETIAYFIAVAKKFLLDIGIDEKKLRFRQHLPNEMAHYAIDCWDAEIYTERFGWIECIGIADRTDYDLKAHMNHSGVDLRVFVEFDEPKEVEVYEVELNYKVVGRIFKKDAKLIEEALKNMENDEMEELVNSLNKDGKYILKVGEKEFEILNDYLKINKVKKKISGEKVLPHVIEPSHGIDRITYCLIEHSFKEEEDRTYLDLKPHVAPIKVGVFPLVNKQGMPEIAKEIKDMLRNNGIIAEYDDSGAIGRRYMRMDEIGTPFCITVDGDTLKDNTVTLRERNSREQKRIKIEEVVDYIKSSLH; this is encoded by the coding sequence ATGAGCGAAGATAAATACGATAAAATCATAGATTTGGCAAAGAGAAGAGGTTATCTATGGAGCTCCTTTGAGGTATATGGTGGTATCGCAGGTTTTGTTGATTATGGTCCTTTAGGCGCAATATTAAAAAATAACGTTATTGAAACCTGGAGAAAGCACTATATTGTTAAAGAAGAGTTTTACGAAATAGACAGTCCAACTGTAACACCGTATGAAGTATTAAAGGCTTCAGGACACGTGGATAACTTTACAGATCCGATGATTGAATGTAAAGAGTGTTTGGAAGCTTTTAGGGCAGACCACATAATAGAAGAAAAAGTAGATATTGATACAGAAGGAAAAACACTACATGAGCTCGATGAGTTAATAAAAGAACACGAGATTAAATGTCCAAAATGTGGTGGAGAATTTGACAAGGTTAAAGAGTATAATTTAATGTTTGTTACATCAATAGGTCCTGGTGGAAAGAGAACAGGATACATGAGACCTGAAACAGCTCAAGGAATATTCATACAGTTTAGAAGAATATCCCAGTTCTTTAGAAACAAATTACCATTTGGAGTTGCCCAGATTGGTAAGGCATATAGAAACGAAATTTCACCTAGGCAGGGAGTTATCAGATTGAGGGAATTCACCCAGGCAGAAGGAGAGTACTTTGTTCATCCAAATATAAAGGACTGTGAAAAATTCAAGTACGTAGAAAATGAAGTAATCCCACTTTTACCTGCTAAAACCCAGATGGATGAAAACTTAAAACCAGAAGAAAAAGTAGTTCAAATGACACTAAAAGAAGCTGTTGAAAAGGGAATAATAAGACATGAAACAATAGCATACTTCATAGCAGTAGCTAAGAAGTTTTTATTGGATATTGGTATTGACGAGAAAAAATTGAGGTTTAGACAGCACCTACCAAATGAAATGGCCCACTATGCCATAGATTGTTGGGATGCTGAAATATATACAGAAAGATTTGGTTGGATTGAGTGTATAGGAATTGCAGATAGAACCGATTACGATCTAAAGGCACATATGAACCACAGCGGTGTTGATTTAAGAGTATTTGTAGAGTTTGACGAACCAAAAGAAGTTGAAGTTTATGAAGTTGAATTAAACTACAAAGTTGTTGGTAGGATATTTAAAAAAGATGCAAAATTGATTGAAGAAGCCCTAAAAAACATGGAAAACGATGAAATGGAAGAACTTGTAAATTCATTAAATAAAGATGGAAAATATATTTTAAAAGTAGGTGAAAAAGAATTTGAAATTTTAAACGACTATTTAAAAATAAACAAAGTTAAAAAGAAAATAAGCGGGGAAAAAGTATTGCCCCACGTTATAGAACCATCCCATGGTATAGACAGGATAACATACTGTTTAATTGAACATTCATTTAAGGAAGAGGAAGATAGAACCTACCTAGATTTAAAACCACACGTAGCTCCTATAAAAGTTGGTGTCTTTCCACTGGTAAATAAACAAGGTATGCCAGAGATTGCAAAAGAGATAAAGGACATGTTAAGAAACAACGGCATTATTGCTGAATATGATGACAGCGGAGCTATAGGAAGAAGGTACATGAGAATGGATGAGATAGGTACACCATTCTGTATAACCGTTGATGGCGACACACTGAAGGACAATACAGTAACGCTCAGAGAAAGAAACTCAAGAGAGCAAAAGAGAATTAAAATTGAAGAAGTTGTTGACTATATTAAATCGTCCTTGCATTAA
- a CDS encoding nitrogenase component 1, translated as MEPLQGCRMIGAIRAFNGILDGYSILHSPPGCHSGVMMLEVLQDNSDWRIAVSGMHQRDLVYGAENKCLLAIKKVYETIKPNFIVAMDCCSSGILGEDLESIVNLAKDEIDKDIIYFSGAGYHSLAYSGYDEALKSLVQFMEQKETIPNSINLIGIKIDDFKAKEDIEEIRRICCNAGVNINSILTCDTFDAIKNAPNAELNVVFGDGIKLAELMKKKFDIPYVVVDYPYGLNGTLEFLNSLNEHVNVDFEFVEEEKKRIIKTVEKVQFYLKGFYGMSSAVVGDYKAFGFAKFLSDEIGFDIDTLGVSKFYNINSKIKEIKDIVENIVIDDRKELEDKIMENNIEILFGSSYEKKMAQNKNIPLIRFSYPVVDEISLSNTPLAGFRGAPIIIERIINEITKA; from the coding sequence ATGGAACCTTTGCAGGGTTGTAGGATGATTGGAGCCATTAGGGCATTTAATGGAATACTTGACGGATATTCAATATTACACTCACCACCTGGATGCCATTCTGGTGTGATGATGTTGGAAGTTTTGCAAGATAACAGCGATTGGAGAATTGCAGTTTCTGGAATGCATCAAAGGGATTTGGTTTATGGGGCGGAGAACAAGTGCTTATTGGCAATAAAAAAGGTATATGAGACCATTAAACCAAATTTTATTGTTGCTATGGATTGCTGTTCATCAGGTATTTTAGGAGAAGATTTAGAGAGCATTGTTAATTTAGCAAAGGATGAAATTGATAAAGATATAATCTATTTTAGCGGAGCAGGATATCACAGTTTGGCATATTCAGGTTATGATGAAGCATTAAAATCATTAGTTCAATTTATGGAGCAAAAAGAAACCATTCCAAACTCAATAAATTTGATTGGTATAAAAATCGATGATTTTAAGGCTAAGGAAGATATTGAAGAAATAAGGAGGATTTGCTGTAATGCAGGAGTTAATATAAATTCTATTTTAACCTGCGATACTTTTGATGCCATAAAGAATGCTCCAAATGCTGAATTAAATGTCGTCTTTGGAGATGGAATTAAATTGGCAGAATTAATGAAAAAGAAATTTGACATCCCATATGTTGTTGTTGATTATCCATATGGCTTAAATGGGACCTTGGAATTTTTAAACTCGCTAAATGAGCATGTTAATGTTGATTTTGAGTTTGTTGAAGAGGAAAAGAAGAGGATAATCAAAACTGTTGAAAAGGTTCAGTTCTATTTAAAAGGATTCTACGGCATGAGCTCCGCAGTAGTTGGAGATTATAAGGCATTTGGATTTGCCAAATTTTTGTCTGATGAGATAGGGTTTGACATTGATACCTTGGGCGTTTCAAAATTTTACAATATCAACAGCAAAATAAAGGAAATTAAGGATATCGTGGAAAATATTGTTATAGACGACAGAAAGGAGCTGGAAGATAAAATTATGGAAAATAACATTGAGATACTGTTTGGTTCCAGTTATGAAAAGAAAATGGCACAAAATAAAAACATACCATTAATAAGGTTCTCCTATCCAGTAGTTGATGAAATATCTTTAAGTAATACTCCACTTGCTGGATTTAGGGGAGCTCCTATAATTATTGAAAGAATTATAAATGAAATTACAAAGGCATAA
- a CDS encoding XTP/dITP diphosphatase — translation MENITIYFATGNPNKIKEANIILKDLDGINIEQIKCPYPEIQGTLEEVSEFGAKYVYEKINYENHRFSNPVGKPIIVEDSGFFVEELNGFPGTYSKYVQETIGNEGILKLLEGKENRNAYFKTVIGYCDENGVKLFKGIVRGKVSEEIRSKGFGFAYDSIFIPEGEDRTFAEMTAEEKSEISHRKRAFEEFKKHLENLKK, via the coding sequence ATGGAAAATATAACAATTTATTTTGCAACAGGCAACCCCAACAAGATCAAAGAGGCCAATATCATTTTAAAAGACTTAGATGGCATAAATATCGAGCAGATAAAATGCCCTTATCCAGAAATTCAAGGAACACTTGAAGAGGTTTCAGAATTCGGAGCTAAATATGTTTATGAGAAAATAAATTATGAAAATCATAGATTTTCAAATCCAGTGGGAAAACCGATAATAGTTGAAGATAGTGGTTTTTTTGTTGAAGAGCTCAATGGATTCCCAGGTACATATTCAAAATATGTTCAAGAAACCATAGGAAATGAAGGAATTTTAAAACTTCTCGAAGGTAAGGAAAACAGAAATGCCTATTTTAAAACTGTTATTGGATACTGCGATGAAAATGGAGTTAAATTATTTAAGGGAATTGTAAGGGGAAAAGTCTCAGAGGAAATTAGAAGTAAAGGATTTGGATTCGCCTATGACAGTATATTTATTCCTGAAGGGGAAGATAGAACTTTTGCAGAAATGACTGCCGAAGAAAAAAGTGAAATATCACATAGAAAAAGAGCTTTTGAGGAATTTAAAAAACATTTAGAGAACTTAAAAAAATAA
- the nifH gene encoding nitrogenase iron protein, whose translation MKQIAFYGKGGIGKSTTVCNIAAALADEGKKVMVIGCDPKHDCTSNLRGGEEIPTILDTLREKGMEKLSLEDAIEGRKIEMDEIIHKGYNGIYCIEAGGPKPGYGCAGRGVIVAIDLLKKMDIYEELGVDIVLYDVLGDVVCGGFAMPLRMGLAKQIYVVTSSDYMAMYAANNICRGMKEFAKKGGSRLGGLIYNVRGSLDAYDLVEEMANKIGTEITGKIPNSMLIAEGEIEGKTVIEYAPDSEISSIYRELARKIYENDTGVIPNPLENEEIMQIGQAVKERIKKMRN comes from the coding sequence GTGAAACAAATAGCATTTTATGGAAAAGGAGGAATTGGTAAATCTACAACAGTATGCAATATAGCGGCGGCACTTGCAGATGAGGGAAAAAAGGTAATGGTAATCGGGTGCGACCCAAAACACGACTGCACTTCAAATTTAAGGGGTGGGGAAGAGATTCCTACAATATTGGACACGCTGAGGGAAAAAGGAATGGAAAAACTCAGTTTAGAAGATGCAATAGAGGGGAGAAAGATTGAAATGGATGAAATCATCCATAAAGGGTATAACGGCATATACTGCATTGAGGCAGGAGGACCAAAACCAGGATACGGATGTGCTGGAAGGGGTGTCATTGTAGCAATAGATTTGTTAAAGAAAATGGATATATATGAAGAATTAGGCGTGGATATAGTTCTTTATGATGTTCTTGGAGATGTTGTTTGTGGAGGATTTGCCATGCCTTTAAGAATGGGATTGGCTAAGCAAATTTATGTTGTAACTTCCTCCGACTACATGGCAATGTATGCGGCAAATAATATATGCAGAGGCATGAAGGAATTTGCTAAAAAAGGAGGAAGTAGGCTGGGAGGATTAATTTACAATGTCAGGGGTTCATTAGATGCTTATGATTTAGTTGAAGAAATGGCCAATAAAATAGGAACTGAGATTACAGGTAAGATTCCAAATTCTATGCTGATTGCTGAGGGTGAGATTGAAGGAAAAACTGTAATTGAATATGCTCCTGACAGTGAAATTTCATCTATTTATAGAGAGCTCGCCAGGAAGATTTATGAAAATGATACAGGAGTAATTCCAAATCCTCTGGAAAATGAGGAAATAATGCAAATTGGGCAGGCCGTTAAGGAAAGGATTAAAAAAATGAGGAACTAA
- a CDS encoding heavy metal translocating P-type ATPase: MSKKLKLKGLDCANCAYKIENALKKEGFESASVNFATGELTIEGDIEKAKNIVKKVDSGVEVIEKEEHHHDCHDHGEDPKKMLYFIVPSLILFVIGVLLRYYYNYDNIFVFGIFVVGYMLVGWKVLRNAVVNSIHGNVFDENFLMTIATLGAFAIGEYPEAVGVMLFYMVGEFFQNLSINRSRKSIKGLLALKADYANLKIGDKTIKVKPEDVKVGDLILVKPGERVPLDGLVIEGSSTVDSSALTGESIPRVVKEGDELLSGILNLNGLLTVKVTKELKESTISRIFELVENASARKAKTERFITRFSRYYTPIVVGLAVLIATIPPLVFGEPLSNWVYRALVLLVISCPCALVLSIPLGYFGGIGKSAKEGILVKGSNFLDALSKARIVAFDKTGTLTKGVFKTVQIVAKNSFNKDEILKFMALAEAHSSHPIANAIKEAYGKEINENEIKEHEEIPGYGVRAKINGKEIMVGNDRLLHKFNIKHDTCHVKGTVVHVVVDGEYAGYVIISDEIKKDALETIQELRKLGVKKIVMLTGDSKDVAEEIAKKIGLDEFYAELLPEDKVNIIEKLGAEKENGTVVFVGDGINDAPVIARSDLGVAMGALGSDVAIETADIVIMDDKPSKLPLGIKISKKVQNIVMENIILILIVKLSFVLLGALGQVTMWEAIFADVGVALLAVFNSMRILK; the protein is encoded by the coding sequence ATGTCAAAAAAACTTAAATTGAAAGGTTTAGATTGTGCAAACTGTGCATATAAGATTGAAAATGCCTTAAAAAAAGAGGGGTTTGAGTCTGCATCAGTTAACTTCGCTACCGGTGAGCTCACCATTGAAGGGGATATAGAAAAAGCCAAAAATATAGTGAAGAAAGTTGATTCAGGGGTTGAAGTAATAGAAAAAGAAGAACATCACCATGACTGCCATGATCACGGTGAAGATCCAAAGAAAATGCTTTACTTCATAGTTCCATCGTTAATTCTTTTTGTAATTGGGGTACTACTTAGGTACTACTACAACTACGACAATATTTTTGTATTTGGAATATTTGTCGTAGGCTATATGTTAGTAGGGTGGAAAGTTCTAAGGAACGCTGTTGTAAACTCCATCCACGGAAATGTCTTTGATGAGAACTTTCTTATGACAATAGCCACTTTAGGAGCCTTTGCTATTGGAGAATATCCTGAAGCCGTAGGTGTTATGCTCTTCTATATGGTGGGTGAGTTCTTCCAGAACTTATCAATAAATCGTTCTAGAAAATCAATTAAAGGGTTGTTAGCATTAAAGGCAGACTACGCAAACTTAAAGATTGGAGATAAGACAATTAAAGTTAAACCTGAGGATGTTAAAGTTGGTGATCTAATCTTAGTAAAACCTGGAGAACGGGTACCATTGGACGGATTGGTGATTGAAGGTTCATCAACTGTTGACTCTTCAGCACTAACTGGTGAAAGTATACCTAGGGTAGTCAAAGAAGGAGATGAGCTCCTATCAGGAATATTAAACTTAAATGGTCTTTTAACAGTTAAGGTTACAAAGGAGCTCAAAGAATCGACAATTTCAAGAATCTTTGAACTAGTTGAGAACGCAAGTGCAAGAAAAGCAAAAACAGAGCGTTTTATTACCAGATTTTCCAGATACTATACTCCAATAGTCGTAGGTTTAGCAGTACTCATAGCCACAATCCCACCCCTGGTTTTTGGAGAACCTTTATCCAATTGGGTATATAGGGCATTGGTACTATTGGTTATATCCTGTCCATGTGCATTGGTGCTTTCAATTCCTTTAGGCTACTTCGGAGGAATTGGAAAGTCTGCCAAAGAGGGAATACTCGTCAAAGGTTCAAACTTTCTCGATGCACTAAGCAAAGCTAGAATTGTGGCATTTGATAAAACAGGGACTTTAACAAAAGGAGTATTTAAAACGGTACAGATAGTCGCAAAGAACAGCTTTAACAAAGATGAAATCTTAAAGTTTATGGCATTGGCTGAAGCTCATTCAAGTCATCCAATAGCAAATGCAATAAAAGAGGCTTATGGAAAAGAAATTAATGAAAACGAGATTAAAGAACATGAGGAAATACCAGGGTATGGAGTTAGAGCCAAAATTAATGGAAAAGAAATAATGGTTGGAAACGATAGGCTTTTGCATAAATTTAACATCAAACATGACACCTGTCATGTAAAAGGTACGGTTGTCCATGTGGTTGTTGATGGAGAGTATGCAGGTTACGTAATAATATCCGACGAGATAAAAAAAGATGCTTTAGAAACCATACAGGAGCTCAGAAAACTTGGAGTTAAAAAGATTGTAATGCTTACCGGTGACAGCAAGGATGTTGCAGAAGAGATAGCAAAAAAAATCGGCTTAGATGAGTTTTACGCTGAACTGCTACCTGAGGATAAGGTAAATATTATCGAAAAGCTTGGGGCAGAGAAAGAAAATGGTACCGTTGTTTTCGTTGGAGACGGAATAAACGATGCCCCAGTTATTGCAAGGTCAGATTTAGGTGTTGCAATGGGAGCTCTGGGAAGTGACGTTGCCATAGAAACAGCAGATATAGTTATAATGGACGATAAACCTTCGAAGCTACCTTTAGGAATTAAAATATCAAAGAAGGTACAGAATATAGTTATGGAAAACATAATCTTAATTTTAATCGTTAAACTGTCATTTGTACTACTCGGAGCTCTTGGACAGGTCACAATGTGGGAGGCCATATTTGCAGATGTTGGAGTTGCACTACTTGCAGTTTTTAACTCGATGAGGATATTAAAATAG
- a CDS encoding triphosphoribosyl-dephospho-CoA synthase, with product MDSFDIMKASQIACCLEVSSFKPGNVHRNRDYKDIMYHHFIASGIGFGNIVYEASKDSKNSGYYIKKGVIESKKWSPTNANLGIVMLHMPIAMASGKLEKFNEDKLKKELKEIVSNTTTEDAINVYDAINIAMAGGLNTPEEGPDVSSEDAKKELIEKNLTLYDVFKISSEWDNISKEWTDNFQISFKGYNLLKEYYEEFENINLSITKTFLKILSEYPDTLISRKKGIENSKMVSEMAKEVLENFNQEKVIEFDKFLSKEGNKLNPGTTADLIASSLMIYLLDRIDKNNTVLW from the coding sequence ATGGATTCATTCGACATTATGAAAGCATCACAAATTGCTTGCTGTCTTGAAGTGAGCAGTTTTAAACCTGGAAATGTGCACAGAAACAGAGATTATAAAGATATAATGTACCACCACTTTATAGCCTCAGGAATAGGTTTTGGAAATATTGTTTATGAAGCTTCCAAGGATAGCAAAAATTCAGGATACTACATAAAAAAAGGGGTCATAGAGTCTAAAAAATGGTCTCCAACAAATGCAAACCTTGGAATAGTAATGTTACATATGCCTATTGCAATGGCATCTGGAAAGCTTGAGAAGTTTAATGAAGATAAATTAAAGAAAGAACTAAAGGAAATTGTATCAAATACCACAACAGAAGACGCCATTAATGTGTATGATGCCATTAACATAGCCATGGCTGGTGGATTAAACACTCCAGAAGAAGGTCCTGATGTATCGTCAGAAGATGCTAAAAAAGAATTAATTGAAAAGAATTTAACACTCTACGATGTTTTCAAGATATCTTCCGAATGGGACAATATATCAAAGGAATGGACCGATAATTTTCAAATATCCTTTAAAGGCTACAATTTATTAAAAGAATACTACGAAGAGTTTGAAAACATAAATTTGTCAATAACAAAGACATTTTTAAAAATACTCTCCGAATATCCGGATACACTGATTTCTAGGAAAAAAGGAATTGAAAATTCAAAAATGGTCTCAGAAATGGCTAAAGAAGTTCTGGAAAACTTTAACCAGGAAAAGGTAATCGAGTTCGATAAATTTTTATCCAAAGAGGGAAATAAGTTAAATCCAGGAACCACTGCAGATTTAATAGCATCATCTTTAATGATATATCTACTCGATAGAATCGATAAAAATAATACTGTGTTGTGGTAA